In a single window of the Mustela nigripes isolate SB6536 chromosome 17, MUSNIG.SB6536, whole genome shotgun sequence genome:
- the FBXO46 gene encoding F-box only protein 46, which produces MDRGGLLPFQLWCPRPFGTYSQNQPRASTAALKPSACPEPGSGAEPDHGPAHSENTPPALATEAPASQPAPLLSAAAAGDEGRVLLDTWYVIKPGNTKEKVAFFVAHQCGGGSRASSMKVKGHWGSDSSKAKRRRRCLEPTKAPPDPGGPEAPPAAEGAPASAGEDVDLLSVAEMVALVEQRAALALQSYPRPGTPAPVVFVSAEQGGPAKGLGSERRSGGGDCSRVAEAVAHFEAQRDSPPAKGLRKEERPGPGPGEVRIAFRISNGREPRTPDGSLSNGSGGRPGCAYPGSPGPGARAKDKITCDLYQLISPSRDALPSNVEFLLARADEASEGEMPVPARPEDTPPAPPPPPARDCGASGFHVDVVVTGVVDECIFFGKDGTKNVKEETVCLTVSPEEPPPPGQLFFLQSRSPDGPPEPPPADSPATAPGPDDAEGTADTSLCRLYRHVSHDFLEIRFKIQRLLEPRQYMLLLPEHVLVKIFSFLPTRALAALKCTCHHFKGIIEAFGVRATDSRWSRDPLYRDDPCKQCRKRYEKGDVSLCRWHPKPYHHDLPYGRSYWMCCRRADRETPGCRLGLHDNNWVLPCNGPGSGGGGRPGREEGR; this is translated from the coding sequence ATGGACCGCGGCGGCCTCCTGCCCTTCCAGCTGTGGTGCCCCCGACCCTTTGGCACCTACTCACAGAACCAGCCACGGGCATCTACCGCAGCCCTCAAGCCGTCAGCCTGCCCAGAGCCTGGCAGCGGGGCTGAGCCAGACCACGGACCTGCCCACTCCGAGAACACCCCGCCCGCCTTGGCCACCGaggcccctgcctcccagccagcccctctcctctcaGCAGCAGCTGCTGGCGATGAGGGGCGAGTCCTGCTGGACACATGGTATGTCATCAAGCCCGGGAATACAAAGGAGAAGGTGGCCTTCTTTGTGGCCCACCAATGTGGTGGGGGCAGCCGGGCCAGCTCCATGAAGGTCAAGGGGCACTGGGGCAGTGACAGCTCCAAGGCCAAGCGGAGGAGGCGCTGTCTTGAGCCTACAAAGGCTCCCCCGGACCCAGGGGGCCCAGAGGCGCCCCCTGCCGCTGAGGGGGCCCCAGCCTCAGCTGGCGAAGATGTAGACCTGCTCTCTGTGGCAGAGATGGTGGCACTGGTGGAACAGCGGGCCGCCCTGGCTTTGCAGAGCTACCCGCGTCCGGGCACCCCGGCGCCTGTGGTCTTCGTGTCAGCGGAGCAGGGTGGGCCTGCCAAGGGGCTGGGGTCCGAACGGCGCTCCGGTGGCGGGGACTGCAGCCGGGTAGCAGAGGCGGTGGCCCACTTCGAGGCTCAGCGGGACAGCCCTCCAGCCAAAGGCCTCCGCAAAGAGGAGAGGCCCGGGCCGGGCCCTGGGGAGGTACGCATCGCCTTCCGTATCTCCAACGGCCGAGAGCCCCGCACCCCTGATGGCAGCTTGTCCAATGGGAGCGGGGGCCGGCCAGGTTGTGCCTACCCGggcagcccaggccctggggcccGGGCCAAGGACAAGATCACCTGTGACCTGTACCAGCTCATCAGCCCCTCCCGGGATGCCCTCCCCAGCAACGTGGAGTTCCTCCTGGCTCGGGCAGATGAGGCCAGCGAGGGGGAGATGCCCGTCCCTGCCAGGCCTGAGGACACTCCACCGGCCCCGCCTCCGCCCCCTGCCCGGGACTGCGGAGCCTCTGGCTTCCACGTGGATGTGGTGGTGACGGGGGTGGTGGATGAGTGCATCTTCTTTGGCAAGGACGGCACCAAGAATGTGAAAGAGGAGACGGTGTGCCTGACGGTCAGCCCTGAGGAGCCGCCCCCACCCGGCCAGCTCTTCTTCCTCCAGTCCCGCAGTCCAGACGGGCCACCCGAGCCCCCCCCGGCTGACTCCCCGGCCACCGCGCCGGGCCCCGACGATGCCGAGGGGACCGCGGACACGTCCCTGTGCCGCCTGTACCGGCACGTGTCCCATGACTTCCTGGAGATCCGCTTCAAGATCCAGCGGCTGCTGGAGCCGCGACAGTACATGCTGCTGCTGCCCGAGCACGTGCTGGTGAAGATCTTCAGCTTCCTGCCCACGCGGGCCCTGGCGGCCCTCAAGTGCACCTGCCACCACTTCAAGGGCATCATCGAGGCGTTTGGCGTGCGGGCCACAGACTCGCGCTGGAGCCGCGACCCACTCTATCGTGATGACCCTTGCAAGCAGTGCCGCAAGAGATACGAGAAGGGGGACGTGTCACTCTGCCGCTGGCACCCCAAGCCCTACCACCACGACCTGCCTTACGGACGTTCCTACTGGATGTGCTGCCGCCGAGCTGACCGTGAGACGCCTGGCTGCCGCCTGGGTCTGCATGATAACAACTGGGTGCTGCCCTGCAACGGGCCGGGCAGCGGCGGCGGGGGCCGGCCTGGCCGCGAGGAAGGGAGGTga
- the MEIOSIN gene encoding meiosis initiator protein, which produces MGGLGVRCQHPNQHQLLAPNRRQRKNHTSKLHELALLLPVALKTGTKKLTKKEILLHVLHYIQHLQRSIDVAKTLLKFHTTNGEGGLRGLGRNWGSGPARRRHSTPSSSPHSRKCRLQGACRKPRKKKPTGLSEGQSRAQNPRRCLDLDKLKKWVALSPEQQGRNTGGTVTPSRHASSCCHPKVASSLPQSDRKGGRSRLTLLDMAENSSHCDCSGCCCRVSAQGDGLYQAFKAQQGAERIHFLNRTQPCPRQKLVFYDSSEDLDKESPDADPWLPAWTPEGSPPGSPLALGPPQINSCTMSGHPSAILGLSPSLFSSPGKLLPEQILGDGTEFLTQALFEDVFLDPESSPTGGVLEGLQDEEMPPAPPEDPADSHSLCQSSVSLDHCYLSLSENSKAPSGSSSSWEGSEAESVWRRQEDAQANPKGPLSSSDEDGDYTWTPTRRAASLPAAGRKVRKGPAKLKENKKASCPTQTKKKCVNGFIMFCRMNRKQYIRACPGTASTAATKELAQLWRVMTQQERRPYCIKARRFSLQHNRIVKQDSSSSEDEDWGTPKPFYQLLAEKARRSPDLAPLLPPQHH; this is translated from the exons ATGGGTGGTTTGGGGGTCAGGTGCCAACATCCTAACCAACACCAGCTCTTGGCCCCaaacaggaggcagaggaagaatcacACCAGCAAACTCCATGAGTTGGCATTGCTGTTGCCTGTGGCCCTGAAGACGGGCACCAAGAAGCTCACGAAG aaggagattcTGCTGCATGTCCTGCATTACATCCAGCACCTCCAGAGAAGCATTGATGTGGCCAAGACCTTGCTCAAATTCCACACCACCAATGGGGAAGGTGGACTCCGGG GGCTGGGTCGGAACTGGGGCTCAGGCCCTGCACGGCGGAGACATTCCACCCCCTCGAGCTCCCCGCATTCTCGCAAGTGCCGTCTTCAGGGAGCCTGTCGGAAACCCCGCAAGAAGAAACCCACTGGATTGTCAG aaGGCCAGAGCCGGGCCCAGAACCCGCGCCGCTGTCTGGATCTGGACAAGCTCAAGAAGTGGGTGGCCCTGTCTCCAGAGCAGCAAGGAAGGAACACGGGGGGGACTGTCACCCCTTCAAGACATGCCAGCTCCTGCTGTCACCCCAAAGTTGCATCATCGCTGCCTCAAAGTGACAGGAAGGGAGGACGGTCCCGGCTGACGCTGCTGGACATGGCTGAGAACAGCAGCCACTGTGACTGCTCAG gTTGCTGTTGCCGAGTCAGTGCCCAGGGTGATGGGCTCTACCAAGCCTTCAAGGCCCAGCAAGGGGCTGAGCGGATCCACTTTCTCAACAGGACCCAGCCCTGTCCCAG GCAGAAGCTGGTGTTCTATGATTCCAGCGAGGATCTGGACAAGGAGTCCCCAGATGCTGACCCTTGGCTTCCTGCCTGGACCCCGGAGGGCAGCCCCCCTG GGAGCCCGCTGGCCTTGGGGCCTCCCCAAATCAACAGCTGCACCATGTCAGGCCACCCGAGTGCGATCCTAgggctcagcccctccctctTCAGCTCCCCGGGAAAGCTGCTTCCAGAGCAGATCCTGGGGGATGGCACGGAGTTCCTGACCCAAG CTCTCTTCGAGGACGTTTTCCTGGACCCCGAGTCTTCGCCTACTGGTGGCGTGCTTGAGGGACTCCAGGACGAG GAGATGCCCCCAGCGCCGCCCGAAGACCCCGCTGACTCCCACAGCCTGTGCCAGTCCTCCGTGTCACTGGACCACTGCTACCTGTCGCTGAGCGAGAACAGCAAGGCGCCGTCCGGCTCCAGCTCCAGCTGGGAGGGCTCAGAGGCCGAGTCGGTGTGGAGGCGGCAGGAG GACGCTCAGGCCAACCCCAAGGGCCCGCTGTCCTCCAGCGACGAGGACGGGGACTACACGTGGACTCCCACGCGGCGGGCCGCCAGCCTGCCCGCAGCTGGGAGGAAGGTCAGGAAGGGCCCCGCGAAGCTCAAGGAAAACAAGAAAGCCTCCTGCCCGACCCAGACGAAGAAAAAGTGCGTCAACGGCTTTATCATGTTCTGCAGGATGAACCGGAAGCAGTATATCCG AGCCTGTCCCGGGACTGCTTCCACAGCCGCCACCAAGGAGCTGGCCCAGCTGTGGCGGGTGATGACCCAGCAGGAGCGGAGACCTTACTG CATCAAAGCCCGCAGGTTTAGCCTCCAGCACAACCGGATTGTGAAGCAGGACAGCTCCAGCAGCGAGGACGAGGACTGGGGGACCCCCAAGCCCTTCTACCAGCTGCTGGCCGAGAAGGCCCGCCGTTCCCCAGACCTggcccctctgctgccccctcagCACCACTGA